ACCGGTACCGTCGTGTTCTTGGCCGATGCCCACGTGTTGCAGCGGCGCGGATCGTGCGAGTCGCCCCACGGATAACGCCGGAACACATGCGCCGACGTACGGATGCGCCAGCTTGCGGCCATCTGCCATTCGGCTTCGGTCGGCAGGCGGAATCCGGCCCAGTTTGCGTAAGTGGATGCTTCGTATGCGCAGATGCCGACCACCGGATGATCGGCCTTGGCCGGATCGTGCCGGCCGCTGCGCCAGAAGCGCGGACCGGCCTTGCCGCTCTGGTCCTGGAAGCTGATCAGATGCGGCCAGATCGACTCCGGCCAGATCTCGAGATCCTCGTAGGCTCCCGAATCGACGAACTTCTGAAACTGTGCGTTGGTGACGCACGTGCGAGAGAGCAGGAACGGCTCGGTCTCGAAATCTAGCTCCGGGCATCCCGGCTCGTCGCTGACCGTCGTCGGCATCGAAACGAAGCCTTCGGGCACCAGCGAGAAGCGGTGATCGATGGCGTCGAGCGCAGCCTGGAAGACCTGCTCGTAGTCCTGGTGTGCACGCCACTTCTCGCCGCGCGTGACGATGACGCCGAAGCGTTCCTGCTGCATGCACGCGCGCAGCGGATCTTCATCGACACCGGAACGTCCACTGCCGGCGGGCATATCCTGACGCCAGAAACTTCGAAGCATCCTCGTCTCCTTCTCCGCTCAGCTCAGCTCGGTCAGATCGCGCCGATCGCGCGACGGCGCGCGTCGCGGCAAAGCTTCTGGTAGCGCTCGACCGACGCCGGCGGCGCCGGCTCGGCAGTCGACGGCAGCCCGCCGTCGGCCGGCGAACCTTTCTTCCAGGTCCGCTCGGTAAGGCCGAAACGGTTCAGCAGATCGGTCCGCTCGTTCGAGATGTGACCGACTTCCTCGACCAGCTGCTCGCGCAGCGAGCTCAGGTTGGTGCTCGCCGCGTTGAGCTCGTTGATCTTCTCTTCCCAGCGCCGGCGCAGCGCGATCATGTCGTCCTTCTGCTTGGCGAGCTGCTGGATGCGCAGCTCG
The genomic region above belongs to Candidatus Limnocylindrales bacterium and contains:
- a CDS encoding SUMF1/EgtB/PvdO family nonheme iron enzyme, producing the protein MLRSFWRQDMPAGSGRSGVDEDPLRACMQQERFGVIVTRGEKWRAHQDYEQVFQAALDAIDHRFSLVPEGFVSMPTTVSDEPGCPELDFETEPFLLSRTCVTNAQFQKFVDSGAYEDLEIWPESIWPHLISFQDQSGKAGPRFWRSGRHDPAKADHPVVGICAYEASTYANWAGFRLPTEAEWQMAASWRIRTSAHVFRRYPWGDSHDPRRCNTWASAKNTTVPVGAYAEGAAPNGVLQLIGNVWEWTASDLEMTDEKGRPIVGDMLLKAIRGGAFDTYFSSQATSHFRTGLACLARTHNVGFRCVLDAGRRES